A genomic window from Gossypium hirsutum isolate 1008001.06 chromosome D10, Gossypium_hirsutum_v2.1, whole genome shotgun sequence includes:
- the LOC107941480 gene encoding uncharacterized protein: MEIVIAIVGSIVAKAVEYTISPIKNHVKYLSNHQKNVETLKNRANRLKDARDGVQHSVDAAKRNGEEIEGDVDKWLSAVDKMILEQVEKVMQDEEKAKRKCFIGLCPNFRILYKLSLKAEEEAKAVAELLEHGKFERVSYRAAPQGIVVAPVKGYEEFESRMSILKGIMEALKDDSVSVVGVHGMGGIGKTTLVKEIARKVKGKLFDSVVIATVTQAIDIEKIQNQIADFLGLKFEEQSMVGKAFRLRERLKEKRILVVLDDIWEKLDIEEVGIPLGDEHKGCKLLLTSRELNVLLNGMDAQKNFPIGVLNEKEAWDLFKKMAGDCVESCDLKPIAMEVAKKCAGLPIAIATVAGALRNKRLFEWKNALRELERTSPSNFTGINAAYSAIQWSFNYLESEEVKLTFLLCSVIGHNGFVEDLVRYTLGLGLFDGVYTMEEARNKVLTVVANLKASALLLDSYNDECFDIHDVVWDAALAIALKDYRMLVLRDHVPKEWSDKEKINSWSVISLRCPQIIDNLPKEMECSGLSFFHMAGAVKIPPNFFKQTKGLKVLDLFGMQFSSLPKSIIHLTNLRMLCLQESAVDDITIIGELKNLEILDLSQSGIKELPKEMAQLTQLRLLDLSWCRELEIISPNVLSSLSELKELYMGGSFVEWEKEGVAENEKKNASLDELNNLPCLTTLDVHIPDAQMIPKHRFVETLDKYVICVGDYNRFVWYQNHECLRTLRLKLYTNIHLDNGLKMLLIKTEALYLEGLEGVKNVLVELNNGKDLPHLKRLHIENGMHVQYITMNEIGVSELCSITLENLPQLISFCSQDERCSIISEPLSLFNKQACHWITNLRSLIIEGCGKLEHLLSPSLARSLVQLQCFEIKDCQGLRDIILTETIEEERKDVICFPRLNSLHIVGLPNLIFFCSGNYNIEFPLLKKLEIEGCPKLKEFISQTSTQSGMQTLFNEKAAFPRLERMKIRVEGCGSLKNLFPVSIAKDLPQLEDLCITNCGVEKIVSKGEGVEEQPVRFEFPQVSSLEVTSLKNLKCFYEGQHTIVWPMLKKLKTDCSSLLKILASEHLRLIQGNEQPVLLVEEVIPKLEELELIDFCDMDQFPSALFQDIKVLVVRGGTRSSIFPFVRRFCNLDSFKLCDFNFKYTVPCKGDAGTLSPIRNMELENAINLNHIWRKDSELDHILSNLRTLTVRGCDDLINIRASSSSLQNLTTLNVSFCEMMTNLVTPSVIKNCVQLRTMRVEYCTEMTEIVGNEGDYHQTIVVSKLKCLELRNLQSLTSFCPGNYTFNFPCLEDLIVEQCPRLKIFSEGVLSTPQLQRVKQSRYCEKWSWASDLNTTIRQRYTEKDGFYDGEYLNISDTFPKSIEIWIRNPQEILGRNLVSLNFYKCSSLKYIFTPSMLLSLNQLEWLEVKECSSMEQVVREEEEAMTRKFTFLALSSIRIESCSNLINLHLGSQALEFPELSDITISECPKMTAFSSSISRESGDASENVVGEGGIYDNTATFFSNKVVIPRLEDLILSSINSHKIWHHPSSPSVGCLKYLQVERCHNLKYLFPSFLVKDLVQLRDLVILDCNMMEQVIFTDGLVEEHQGRNQMFFSELEMLWLKDLPKLTSLCFENYFEFQCLTGLELTNCPLLKTFITKCVSEDEPEIGQHVQASNLEVHNSSLLNEKVVFPSLKKLRIQNCDSLEQIIELQGVIADESQSTSAAQSIMAETETTKFVFPKLVNLGLDKVPRLKSFYSRMHTTRWPSLKQMDIIECPKVQIFTPQCPECQDGISSQQPLFSVNEDTFPVLEELTLKTNDMVKGICDGQLSLQCFQNLKHLNLQFFPETSTTLPYSFIRSLPKLHKLVIDNASICQIVQSEGLSDLERHTSAFYQLKELSLSQLPELTLKTFEPSLLSFKNLTTLKVSRCDGFINLIACSTAKCLRLLERLSIDDCEMMEEIIACEAEEIQGGIVFPKLKYLELSCLPCLASFSLAHYSLEFPVLLMVMVTKCPQMRNFCQGDLSTPRLEQMHLTRDEEGELQWEGDLNTTIKHMFDEMNVQNSEVTEVTDQLPKPE, from the exons ATGGAGATTGTTATTGCCATCGTTGGCTCTATTGTAGCTAAAGCTGTAGAGTATACGATCTCTCCTATCAAAAACCATGTCAAATACCTTTCCAATCATCAGAAAAATGTTGAGACCCTCAAGAACCGAGCTAATAGGCTGAAAGATGCAAGGGACGGAGTGCAGCATTCTGTTGATGCAGCTAAACGAAACGGTGAGGAGATCGAAGGTGATGTTGACAAATGGCTGTCTGCAGTCGACAAAATGATCCTTGAACAAGTAGAGAAAGTGATGCAAGATGAAGAAAAAGCAAAGAGAAAGTGTTTCATTGGTTTGTGTCCTAATTTCAGGATTCTTTACAAGCTTAGCCTGAAAGCTGAAGAGGAGGCAAAGGCTGTTGCCGAGCTACTTGAACATGGCAAGTTTGAAAGGGTTTCCTATCGTGCAGCTCCGCAAGGTATCGTGGTTGCACCAGTTAAAGGTTATGAGGAATTCGAGTCAAGAATGTCGATTTTGAAAGGAATAATGGAGGCACTAAAAGATGATAGCGTCAGCGTTGTTGGGGTGCATGGTATGGGCGGGATTGGAAAAACAACGCTGGTCAAAGAAATCGCTAGAAAGGTCAAGGGCAAGTTGTTTGATTCGGTTGTCATAGCAACCGTAACTCAAGCCATCGATATTGAGAAGATTCAGAACCAAATTGCAGACTTCTTGGGCTTGAAATTTGAGGAACAGAGTATGGTTGGAAAGGCATTTCGACTACGAGAAAGATTGAAGGAGAAGAGGATTCTGGTTGTGTTGGATGATATTTGGGAAAAGTTAGATATTGAGGAAGTTGGGATTCCTTTGGGAGATGAACACAAGGGATGCAAGTTGCTGTTAACTTCTAGAGAACTCAATGTTTTATTAAATGGGATGGATGCTCAGAAAAATTTTCCCATCGGGGTTTTAAATGAAAAGGAAGCCTGGGACCTGTTCAAGAAGATGGCTGGCGACTGTGTTGAAAGTTGCGATTTGAAGCCTATAGCTATGGAGGTAGCCAAAAAATGTGCAGGATTGCCAATAGCCATTGCGACAGTTGCAGGGGCTTTGAGAAACAAAAGATtgtttgaatggaagaatgctttacgagaACTGGAGAGGACTTCGCCAAGCAACTTCACGGGGATAAATGCTGCATATTCAGCTATACAGTGGAGTTTTAATTATTTAGAAAGCGAGGAAGTTAAGCTGACTTTCTTGCTTTGCAGTGTAATAGGCCATAATGGTTTCGTTGAGGACTTGGTAAGATATACTCTAGGTTTGGGTTTATTTGACGGTGTCTACACTATGGAAGAAGCTAGAAATAAAGTATTGACGGTTGTGGCTAATCTCAAAGCGTCTGCCTTGTTGCTTGATAGTTATAATGATGAGTGCTTTGATATCCATGATGTTGTTTGGGATGCTGCTTTAGCTATAGCATTGAAGGACTATCGTATGCTTGTTTTGAGAGATCATGTTCCAAAGGAGTGGTCCGATAAGGAGAAAATAAATAGCTGGAGTGTGATCAGCTTACGTTGTCCTCAGATTATAGATAACCTTCCTAAGGAGATGGAGTGTTCAGGTCTTTCCTTCTTCCATATGGCCGGCGCAGTTAAAATTCCTCCCAATTTTTTCAAACAAACCAAAGGCCTCAAAGTCTTAGATTTGTTCGGAATGCAGTTTTCATCCCTACCTAAATCAATTATTCACCTCACAAACCTTCGCATGTTGTGTCTACAAGAATCTGCAGTTGATGACATAACCATCATAGGAGAGCTCAAGAATTTAGAAATCCTTGACCTTTCTCAGTCAGGTATCAAAGAACTACCTAAGGAGATGGCACAATTGACTCAATTAAGGTTGTTAGATTTGAGTTGGTGTAGAGAACTCGAAATCATCTCACCAAATGTCTTATCAAGTTTatctgaattaaaagaattatatatGGGTGGAAGCTTTGTTGAATGGGAAAAGGAAGGAGTAgctgaaaatgagaaaaaaaatgcaAGCCTTGACGAATTAAACAATTTGCCTTGTCTAACTACTTTAGATGTTCATATCCCTGATGCCCAAATGATTCCAAAGCATCGATTCGTTGAAACTTTGGACAAATACGTTATTTGTGTAGGTGATTATAATAGGTTTGTATGGTACCAAAATCATGAAtgtttgagaacattgaggctcaaGTTATATACAAACATTCATTTGGACAATGGGTTGAAAATGTTGCTGATAAAGACTGAAGCTTTGTACCTAGAGGGACTTGAAGGTGTCAAGAACGTACTTGTGGAGTTAAATAATGGGAAAGATCTTCCACATTTAAAGAGACTTCATATCGAAAATGGTATGCATGTACAGTATATTACAATGAATGAAATTGGGGTTTCTGAATTATGCTCCATAACACTTGAAAATCTACCGCAACTCATTAGCTTTTGCTCTCAAGACGAAAGGTGTTCCATTATTTCCGAGCCCTTATCACTTTTCAATAAACAG GCATGTCATTGGATTACGAATTTGAGGAGCTTGATCATCGAAGGATGTGGTAAGTTGGAGCATCTGTTATCACCTTCTCTCGCTAGAAGTCTGGTGCAGCTCCAATGCTTTGAGATAAAGGATTGCCAGGGCTTAAGGGACATAATACTTACAGAGACAattgaagaagaaaggaaagatgtGATTTGTTTCCCTCGGTTAAACTCCCTGCATATAGTAGGACTTCCAaacctcattttcttttgctcAGGAAATTATAATATCGAGTTCCCATTGTTGAAAAAGCTAGAGATTGAGGGTtgcccaaaattaaaagaattcatTAGTCAAACTAGTACGCAGTCCGGCATGCAGACACTTTTTAATGAGAAG GCTGCATTTCCTAGGTTGGAAAGGATGAAAATAAGAGTTGAGGGATGTGGGAGTCTGAAAAATCTATTTCCAGTGTCAATAGCCAAAGATCTTCCACAACTTGAAGATTTATGCATCACTAATTGTGGAGTGGAGAAGATTGTATCGAAAGGGGAAGGAGTGGAGGAGCAGCCTGTGAGGTTTGAATTTCCGCAAGTGTCTTCCCTTGAGGTTACATCCCTAAAAAACCTCAAATGTTTCTATGAAGGGCAACATACAATAGTCTGGCCAatgttgaaaaaattgaaaacagaTTGCTCTTCTTTGCTAAAGATACTGGCTTCGGAACATCTTAGATTAATCCAAGGAAATGAGCAACCAGTTTTGTTGGTTGAAGAG GTGATTCCCAAATTAGAGGAACTTGAGTTAATAGATTTTTGTGATATGGACCAGTTTCCATCGGCTTTGTTTCAAGATATTAAAGTTTTAGTTGTGAGAGGGGGCACTCGATCTTCTATATTTCCTTTCGTCCGAAGATTCTGCAATCTGGATAGTTTTAAGCTTtgtgattttaatttcaaatacaCAGTCCCTTGTAAAGGAGACGCTGGGACTCTCTCGCCAATTAGAAATATGGAATTGGAAAATGCCATAAATCTTAACCATATATGGAGGAAAGATTCGGAGCTTGACCATATTCTTTCTAATCTCCGAACACTCACAGTTAGGGGATGTGATGATTTGATAAATATTAGAGCCTCCTCATCTTCTTTACAAAATCTCACAACTTTGAATGTGTCTTTTTGCGAAATGATGACAAACTTAGTTACACCCTCAGTAATTAAGAATTGCGTGCAATTAAGGACAATGAGGGTAGAGTACTGCACCGAAATGACAGAAATAGTGGGAAACGAGGGAGACTACCATCAGACAATAGTTGTGAGTAAATTGAAATGTTTAGAACTAAGAAATTTACAGAGCCTCACAAGCTTTTGTCCAGGGAATTACACCTTCAACTTTCCTTGTTTGGAAGATTTAATTGTGGAACAGTGTCCTAGGTTAAAGATCTTTTCAGAGGGAGTTTTAAGCACCCCACAATTACAAAGAGTAAAACAGTCGCGTTACTGTGAGAAATGGAGTTGGGCAAGTGACCTGAATACCACCATACGACAGCGCTACACGGAAAAG gATGGATTCTATGACGGAGAATATTTGAACATCTCTGACACATTTCCCAAGTCAATAGAAATATGGATTAGGAACCCTCAAGAAATTTTGGGCAGAAACCTTGTTTCGCTGAATTTTTATAAATGTAGCAGCTTGAAGTACATATTTACTCCATCTATGCTTTTGAGCCTGAATCAACTAGAATGGCTAGAAGTAAAAGAATGCAGTTCAATGGAACAAGTGGTTAGGGAGGAGGAAGAAGCAATGACACGTAAATTTACATTTCTTGCGCTCTCCTCCATAAGAATTGAGTCATGTTCCAACTTGATAAATTTACATTTGGGAAGTCAAGCTCTTGAATTTCCAGAGTTGAGTGATATCACGATATCTGAGTGTCCAAAAATGACTGCATTTTCTTCCTCAATTTCAAGAGAGAGTGGTGATGCAAGTGAAAACGTGGTTGGCGAAGGGGGCATCTATGATAACACTGCAACTTTTTTCAGCAATAAG GTTGTCATTCCTCGTTTGGAGGATCTGATTTTGTCCTCTATTAACAGTCATAAGATATGGCACCACCCATCTTCCCCATCTGTCGGATGCCTAAAATACTTGCAAGTGGAGAGGTGTCACAATTTGAAATACCTGTTCCCGTCTTTCTTGGTAAAAGATCTTGTGCAACTCCGAGACCTTGTAATTTTGGACTGTAATATGATGGAACAAGTAATATTCACGGATGGATTGGTTGAGGAACATCAAGGGAGGAATCAGATGTTTTTCTCTGAACTAGAAATGCTCTGGCTAAAAGACCTTCCCAAACTCACAAGTTTGTGCTTTGAAAATTACTTTGAATTCCAATGTTTGACAGGTTTAGAACTAACAAATTGTCCATTGCTAAAAACATTCATCACTAAATGTGTATCCGAAGATGAACCTGAAATTGGCCAACATGTACAAGCTAGTAACTTGGAGGTTCATAACTCATCTCTCCTCAATGAAAAG GTTGTTTTCCCTAGTTTGAAGAAGTTGCGGATTCAGAATTGTGATTCCTTAGAACAAATTATTGAGCTGCAAGGAGTCATTGCTGATGAGTCACAGTCAACATCAGCTGCTCAATCTATTATGGCTGAAACAGAGACGACCAAGTTTGTATTTCCCAAACTAGTAAACCTTGGATTGGATAAGGTGCCGAGATTGAAAAGTTTCTACTCTAGGATGCATACCACCCGGTGGCCTTCATTGAAACAAATGGACATTATTGAATGCCCCAAAGTACAGATATTTACTCCACAATGTCCTGAGTGTCAGGATGGAATCTCAAGCCAACAACCCTTGTTTTCCGTCAATGAG GACACTTTCCCTGTATTAGAAGAACTAACACTGAAGACGAATGATATGGTGAAGGGGATATGTGATGGACAACTCTCATTGCAGTGTTTCCAAAACCTTAAGCATCTTAATCTCCAATTCTTTCCTGAGACATCCACTACTCTTCCGTATTCCTTTATTCGGTCACTACCAAAGCTTCATAAGCTTGTTATAGACAATGCTTCCATTTGTCAAATAGTACAATCTGAAGGACTCAGCGACCTGGAAAGGCATACATCAGCATTCTATCAGCTAAAGGAATTAAGTTTGTCTCAACTTCCAGAGTTGACGTTAAAGACTTTTGAACCATCTTTGCTGTCTTTCAAAAATCTAACAACACTGAAAGTTTCAAGATGCGATGGGTTCATCAATTTAATCGCATGCTCAACGGCTAAGTGCCTGAGGCTACTGGAAAGATTGAGCATAGATGATTGTGAGATGATGGAGGAAATCATAGCGTGTGAGGCTGAAGAAATACAAGGGGGCATTGTATTTCCCAAACTGAAGTATTTGGAACTAAGTTGTCTGCCATGTCTAGCAAGCTTTTCCTTGGCCCATTACTCGCTGGAATTCCCAGTCTTGCTAATGGTGATGGTGACAAAGTGCCCCCAAATGAGGAATTTCTGCCAAGGAGATTTAAGCACACCAAGGCTGGAACAAATGCACTTAACAAGAGATGAGGAAGGTGAACTGCAGTGGGAAGGCGACCTTAACACTACCATAAAACATATGTTCGATGAAATG AATGTGCAAAATTCTGAGGTGACGGAGGTTACTGATCAGTTGCCCAAGCCGGAATAA